A single window of Nasonia vitripennis strain AsymCx chromosome 4, Nvit_psr_1.1, whole genome shotgun sequence DNA harbors:
- the LOC100680214 gene encoding uncharacterized protein LOC100680214 has product MDFEVDLTTELTIDLTAHQENVTTDSDKPDRITNRVTEEQKNYIIYFVMENPETISHSSTQASEAVLWNDLITHLNSLKPVKSLRNWRRYTLRLINHLKITPDLVLTDEETKFKRFVKKLLGTADPESTEEASETDFTEVVIESEEDIRNADKLELEKAKLKLDIIVNDLGVERLNNLILFLKGQNRRCLKKVKRLCANKAYLQMRLREFREARALSEE; this is encoded by the exons ATGGATTTCGAAGTAGATTTGACTACAGAATTGACAATCGATTTGACAGCGCATCAAGAAAATGTGACAACTGATTCGGATAAACCTGATAGGATAACGAA TCGGGTTACCgaagagcaaaaaaattatataatctaTTTTGTAATGGAAAATCCAGAAACGATATCGCACAGTTCAACTCAAGCTTCGGAA GCAGTTTTATGGAATGATTTGATAACACATCTCAATAGTCTGAAACCGGTAAAGTCATTACGTAATTGGAGACGG TACACACTTAGATTGATAAACCATCTGAAAATCACACCAGATTTAGTTCTAACCGATGAGGAAACGAAATTCAAACGCTTCGTGAAAAAACTTTTGGGAACTGCAGACCCGGAATCTACCGAAGAAGCCAGCGAAACCGATTTCACAGAAGTCGTCATCGAGAGCGAAGAAGACATTCGAAATGCAGACAAACTTGAGCTGGAAAAGGCTAAACTGAAGTTGGATATTATCGTAAATGATTTGGGTGTAGAGCGACTTAACAATCTTATTTTGTTTCTTAAGGGCCAAAATAGACGATGCCTGAAGAAGGTGAAACGTCTCTGTGCAAATAAAGCATATTTACAGATGCGGTTAAGAGAATTCCGAGAAGCACGAGCACTGTCAGAGGAGTAA